The following are encoded in a window of Carassius auratus strain Wakin chromosome 6, ASM336829v1, whole genome shotgun sequence genomic DNA:
- the LOC113095628 gene encoding cytokine-inducible SH2-containing protein, with the protein MILCVQGPAHLQDTADPMVRFPVVTFSSPRCIHATVALWDPSKDFRSISNNFSYLDASGWYWGAISANEAHSVLQGASEGTFLIRDSSHPLYMLTLSVKTGRGPTNVRIEYSLGRFRLDSSSPARSRLQSFPNIPSLVQHYVGSRNKVEEDKTEESDHVTSPVPKECAVLLKLKRPMHRPQAFPSLQHLTRLVINKHTTCTESLPLPRLLLQYLQDYPFQL; encoded by the exons ATGATTCTGTGCGTCCAAGG gccAGCTCATTTGCAAGACACCGCTGATCCAATGGTCAGGTTTCCGGTGGTGACCTTCTCCTCTCCTCGCTGCATCCATGCAACTGTTGCCTTATGGGACCCCAGCAAAGATTTCAGATCTATCTCCAATAATTTCTCCTATCTGGATGCCTCAG GTTGGTACTGGGGTGCCATCTCTGCCAATGAGGCCCACTCTGTCCTACAGGGGGCCTCGGAGGGAACTTTCCTGATACGGGATAGCAGCCACCCTCTTTATATGTTGACACTGTCAGTTAAAACTGGTCGCGGTCCCACGAACGTTCGCATCGAGTACAGTCTGGGACGGTTCCGTCTGGACTCCAGTTCCCCGGCCAGATCTCGTCTGCAGTCCTTCCCAAACATCCCCAGCCTCGTGCAGCACTACGTGGGCTCCAGGAACAAAGTGGAGGAGGATAAGACAGAGGAGTCGGATCACGTAACATCTCCGGTCCCCAAGGAATGTGCGGTGTTGCTAAAACTCAAACGGCCGATGCATCGTCCTCAAGCCTTCCCTTCTTTGCAGCATCTCACTCGCCTGGTAATCAACAAACACACCACTTGCACAGAGAGCCTACCTCTACCGAGACTGTTACTGCAGTATCTTCAGGATTACCCTTTCCAGCTCTGA
- the LOC113095641 gene encoding LOW QUALITY PROTEIN: hemK methyltransferase family member 1 (The sequence of the model RefSeq protein was modified relative to this genomic sequence to represent the inferred CDS: inserted 1 base in 1 codon): MPVQYVIEEWDSRDLTLKKKPPVFIPRPETEELVSPVLEELRLMQEESHMTDLXISGAISLSLLRSIPRLRVFALDQSQTAVCLTTENANRLGLQDRLDFHHLDVIKDANVILSKCFLVSSPLLSLSQDMDTLQTEILRFEDHSALEGGLDGLSVICPILALSSKLLTQRGRVYLKVSPCHPPVIQQLIEEMRLGLLYLKTRCVLTNRSGSSVNMTYLCFVDVSLHFSGVLLQMPVNCTFSFHECFFLDGVRVTV, from the exons atGCCTGTACAGTATGTGATCGAGGAATGGGACTCCAGAGACCTGACCCTGAAAAAGAAGCCTCCCGTGTTCATACCTCGTCCTGAAACAGAG gagctgGTTAGTCCGGTTCTCGAGGAACTCCGCTTGATGCAGGAGGAATCGCACATGACTGATT TGATATCTGGAGCCATCTCTCTTAGTTTACTACGCAGCATTCCACGG CTCAGGGTATTTGCTTTGGATCAAAGCCAGACAGCAGTATGTCTTACAACGGAAAATGCAAACAG ACTGGGTCTGCAGGACAGACTAGATTTTCACCATTTAGATGTGATTAAGG ACGCAAATGTGATACTGAGCAAATGCTTTCTAGTCAGCAGCCCTCTCCTCTCGCTCAGTCAGGACATGGACACTTTGCAAACAGAGATACTCCG GTTTGAAGACCACAGTGCATTGGAAGGGGGTTTGGACGGGCTGTCTGTGATTTGCCCAATTCTGGCTCTGAGCTCAAAGCTCTTAACTCAGCGAGG GCGTGTTTACCTCAAGGTTTCCCCATGCCATCCTCCAGTCATTCAGCAGCTGATAGAGGAGATGAGACTGGGGTTGCTTTATCTGAAAACCCGCTGTGTCCTCACCAACAGGTCAGGTTCTTCTGTTAACATGACCTACctttgttttgttgatgtttCTCTTCATTTTAGTGGAGTTTTGCTACAAATGCCTGTCAATTGTACATTTTCATTCCATGAATGTTTCTTCCTAGATGGTGTCCGTGTTACAGTTTGA